A region of Pyxidicoccus parkwaysis DNA encodes the following proteins:
- a CDS encoding TetR/AcrR family transcriptional regulator: MERVKPLRADGQRNRERILAAAAELVGRDGAQASLEEVARRAGVGSATLHRHFPSRQALLEAVFRDGVAQLCAHAAAKPGKRPAAELADWLEELTVYTATHRGLAAALLAGPDGLSAEEICCTDMVFDVLNVLVARASSAGALHASATTEDLMQLANAIAVANEDDPHTARRVLRLALTGIRP; the protein is encoded by the coding sequence ATGGAGCGTGTGAAGCCGTTGAGAGCGGATGGGCAACGCAACCGGGAGCGGATTCTCGCGGCCGCGGCGGAGCTGGTTGGCAGGGATGGCGCGCAGGCGTCGCTGGAGGAGGTCGCGCGGCGAGCAGGTGTAGGCTCGGCGACCCTGCACCGGCACTTCCCGTCGCGGCAGGCGCTGCTGGAGGCGGTATTCCGTGATGGCGTCGCGCAGCTCTGTGCGCATGCAGCCGCGAAACCGGGCAAGCGGCCCGCAGCCGAGTTGGCGGACTGGCTCGAGGAGTTGACGGTCTACACCGCGACCCACCGTGGGCTTGCCGCCGCGCTGCTGGCCGGCCCGGATGGCCTCTCGGCGGAGGAGATCTGCTGCACCGACATGGTGTTCGACGTGTTGAACGTGCTGGTGGCACGGGCGTCATCGGCGGGCGCGCTCCACGCCAGCGCCACGACGGAGGACCTGATGCAGTTGGCGAACGCGATTGCCGTCGCCAACGAAGACGACCCGCACACCGCCCGCCGGGTGTTGCGCCTCGCGCTCACCGGAATACGGCCGTGA
- a CDS encoding NmrA family NAD(P)-binding protein translates to MSSNAPVLVTAATGRQGGATARALLADGKSSVRVMVRNPKAPAARAFAVAGAEVVVGDLDEPASLRAACAGVRAVFSMQSPIVSATGVDYSKERQQGRNLVEAALAEGVETFVHTATSGVGDHRNVEGWAEGRWKAHEDYWENKLATCDLVRTAGFKHWTLILPSTFMDHAMLDPAGFVDGRQLLTVVRTDRPIALIAPEDIGKSAAAAINDPATFNGVTLQLAGDVLTLPQIAEVLSRLDGKEYVVRSGTVEEAVAAGLHPGVARGMTYMNVSPVLARPEIARSYGLSLMSFETWARQRRGMS, encoded by the coding sequence ATGAGCAGCAACGCTCCCGTTCTCGTCACCGCCGCCACCGGGCGCCAGGGCGGTGCCACCGCCCGGGCGCTGCTGGCCGACGGCAAGTCCTCCGTGCGTGTGATGGTGCGCAATCCGAAGGCGCCAGCGGCCAGGGCCTTCGCGGTGGCTGGCGCCGAGGTGGTCGTCGGAGACCTCGACGAGCCCGCGTCGTTGCGCGCCGCCTGCGCCGGAGTGCGGGCGGTCTTCTCGATGCAGTCACCCATCGTCTCCGCGACGGGGGTCGACTACAGCAAGGAGCGCCAGCAAGGCAGGAACCTCGTCGAGGCCGCGCTTGCCGAGGGCGTCGAGACGTTCGTGCACACCGCGACGTCCGGCGTCGGCGACCACCGCAACGTCGAGGGCTGGGCGGAGGGGCGCTGGAAGGCGCACGAGGACTACTGGGAGAACAAGCTCGCCACCTGCGACCTCGTACGCACCGCGGGCTTCAAGCATTGGACTCTCATCCTGCCCTCCACCTTCATGGACCATGCGATGTTGGACCCCGCCGGATTCGTCGACGGGCGCCAGTTGCTCACGGTGGTCAGGACGGATAGGCCCATCGCGCTGATTGCACCGGAGGACATCGGCAAGTCGGCTGCGGCGGCCATCAACGACCCCGCGACGTTCAACGGGGTGACGCTGCAGCTCGCGGGCGACGTGCTCACGCTTCCTCAAATCGCCGAGGTCCTCTCGCGCCTCGACGGCAAGGAGTACGTGGTCCGGTCCGGCACGGTCGAGGAGGCCGTCGCGGCCGGCCTGCATCCCGGCGTGGCGCGAGGCATGACGTACATGAACGTCTCCCCGGTGCTGGCACGGCCCGAGATTGCGCGCTCCTACGGCCTTTCGCTCATGAGCTTCGAGACCTGGGCACGCCAGCGTCGCGGGATGAGCTGA
- a CDS encoding LysR family transcriptional regulator — MKTALFPQLQMFLAVARLRSFSAAAREFGISASAVSQAVRQLEEHLRVILLTRTTRSVALTDAGRRLVESAGPAMGQALAALTEVSAQPGEAVGRLRLSVPRSAVPFVIAPMLPTFRARHPRVEVEAVVEDRFVDIVTEGYDAGVRLSEAIERDMVQVRLTDAFRFVVVGAPDYLARHGTPERPEDLLRHECITFRMQSTGVPYAWELERGRRTWRVPVRGGIVTNDSALSLTLAEQGVGLAYAFEPAVQERLRTGRLVRVLESHAPTVPGFFLYYPSRAQRSEPLRLFVETARELAVKKPLKPTEKTS; from the coding sequence ATGAAGACGGCACTCTTCCCGCAGCTCCAGATGTTCCTCGCCGTGGCGCGCCTGCGCAGCTTCAGCGCGGCGGCGCGTGAATTTGGCATCTCCGCTTCCGCGGTGAGTCAGGCGGTGCGGCAGCTCGAGGAGCATCTGCGTGTCATATTGCTCACGCGCACGACGCGCAGCGTGGCGCTGACGGATGCGGGGCGGAGGCTCGTGGAGAGCGCAGGCCCGGCAATGGGGCAGGCGCTCGCCGCGCTCACCGAGGTCTCCGCTCAGCCAGGCGAGGCGGTGGGCCGGCTGCGGCTGTCGGTCCCCCGGTCGGCGGTGCCCTTCGTCATCGCTCCGATGCTTCCAACCTTCCGCGCGCGCCACCCGCGAGTGGAGGTGGAAGCGGTCGTCGAGGACCGGTTCGTGGACATCGTGACGGAGGGCTACGACGCGGGAGTCCGGTTGAGCGAAGCCATCGAGCGCGACATGGTGCAGGTGCGCCTCACCGACGCGTTCCGCTTCGTGGTGGTGGGCGCGCCCGACTACCTCGCGCGACACGGAACGCCCGAGCGCCCCGAAGACCTGCTGCGCCACGAGTGCATCACCTTCCGCATGCAGTCCACCGGAGTGCCCTACGCCTGGGAGCTGGAGCGGGGCCGCAGGACGTGGCGAGTCCCGGTGCGAGGCGGCATCGTCACCAATGACAGCGCGCTCAGTCTCACCCTGGCGGAGCAGGGCGTGGGGCTGGCCTACGCCTTCGAGCCGGCGGTGCAGGAGCGGCTGCGCACCGGGCGGCTCGTGCGGGTGCTCGAGTCCCATGCCCCCACGGTGCCCGGCTTCTTCCTCTACTACCCCAGCCGAGCCCAGCGCTCCGAGCCGCTGCGCCTCTTCGTCGAAACGGCCCGGGAGCTGGCGGTGAAGAAGCCCCTCAAACCGACGGAGAAGACATCATGA
- a CDS encoding aldo/keto reductase: MQKRRLGNSGLEVSALGLGCMGLNHGFGPATDTQEAIKLIRTAFERGVTFFDTAEVYGPFRNEEVVGEALAPIRDQVVIATKFGFAFDSKGAQSGLDSRPEHIKEVVEASLKRLKTDRIDLYYQHRVDPNVPIEDVAGAVKELIQQGKVKHFGLSEAGVKTLRRAHAVQPVAALQSEYSLWWREPEKEILPTLEELGIGFVPFSPLGKGFLTGAINENTTFDSKDFRNIVPRFSAEARKANQGLVDLLGEIAERKKTTRAQLALAWLLAQKPWIVPIPGTTKLHRLEENVGAAAVELTPAELRDIGAAFANVTVQGDRYPPHLQALVGR, encoded by the coding sequence ATGCAGAAGCGCAGACTCGGAAACAGCGGACTGGAAGTCTCGGCCCTCGGCCTCGGCTGCATGGGGTTGAACCATGGCTTTGGCCCGGCCACGGACACGCAGGAGGCCATCAAGCTCATCCGCACGGCCTTCGAGCGCGGCGTCACCTTCTTCGACACCGCGGAGGTCTACGGCCCCTTCAGGAACGAAGAAGTCGTCGGCGAGGCCCTGGCCCCCATCCGGGACCAGGTGGTGATTGCGACCAAGTTCGGCTTCGCCTTCGATTCCAAGGGCGCACAGAGCGGCCTGGACAGCCGGCCCGAGCACATCAAGGAAGTCGTCGAGGCGTCACTCAAGCGGCTCAAGACCGACCGCATCGACCTCTACTATCAGCATCGCGTCGACCCGAACGTGCCCATCGAGGACGTGGCGGGCGCGGTGAAGGAGCTGATTCAGCAGGGCAAGGTGAAACACTTCGGCCTGTCCGAAGCCGGTGTGAAGACCCTCCGGCGCGCTCACGCGGTCCAGCCGGTGGCCGCTCTCCAGAGCGAGTACTCGCTGTGGTGGCGCGAGCCCGAGAAGGAAATCCTGCCGACCCTGGAGGAGCTCGGCATCGGCTTCGTGCCGTTCTCTCCGCTTGGAAAGGGCTTCCTCACGGGCGCCATCAACGAGAACACGACGTTCGACAGCAAGGACTTCCGCAACATCGTCCCGCGCTTCTCGGCGGAGGCCCGGAAGGCCAATCAGGGGCTGGTGGACCTGCTGGGCGAAATCGCGGAGCGGAAGAAGACGACACGCGCCCAGCTCGCGCTCGCCTGGCTGCTGGCCCAGAAGCCGTGGATCGTCCCCATTCCGGGGACCACGAAGCTGCATCGGCTGGAGGAGAACGTCGGCGCGGCCGCCGTCGAGCTGACGCCCGCGGAGCTCCGCGACATCGGTGCGGCCTTCGCCAACGTCACGGTGCAAGGGGACCGGTACCCTCCGCACCTCCAGGCGCTGGTCGGTCGCTGA
- a CDS encoding ester cyclase codes for MATRDNATVVKDFYRAFNEKNLELIQELAHPDAIVQSIPFDETVGFLDHCESWATAMPDGQVDLTSLIVQGDRVVVEFTGRGTHAGPFKGPGGVMIPASNRVGELRFVEIFELRDGKIAEMRQYYDALSLMTQFGIGAQPGMGREVEAPVPEARH; via the coding sequence ATGGCAACCCGTGACAATGCGACTGTCGTCAAGGACTTCTACCGGGCCTTCAACGAGAAGAACCTGGAGCTCATCCAGGAGCTGGCGCACCCGGACGCCATCGTGCAGAGCATTCCCTTCGACGAGACGGTGGGGTTCCTCGACCACTGTGAGAGCTGGGCCACCGCCATGCCGGATGGCCAGGTGGACCTCACCAGCCTCATCGTTCAAGGAGACCGCGTCGTCGTCGAGTTCACCGGGCGAGGCACACACGCCGGCCCCTTCAAGGGACCGGGTGGCGTGATGATTCCCGCCTCGAACCGCGTCGGCGAGCTGCGCTTCGTCGAGATCTTCGAATTGCGCGACGGGAAGATTGCGGAGATGCGTCAGTACTACGACGCGCTGAGCCTCATGACCCAGTTCGGCATCGGCGCCCAGCCCGGCATGGGCCGCGAGGTGGAAGCGCCCGTCCCCGAAGCCCGGCACTGA